Within Amycolatopsis sp. cg5, the genomic segment CCCGGTGCACCTCGGCCAGAACATCGTCGAGGTCGGCATTCCCGACATCGACCGCACCCACCCCGACCTCGCGGCGATGATCGGGCGCGGCAACTACTGGGTGCTCGGCGACGGCCTGTCGTTCGCGGCGCAGCGCAACGGCGACGGCCGCGTCCGCATCGGCGTCAGCTTCTACCACACCGGCGAGGACTGGATCGCCACCTGCGGCATTCCCTTCGACGACCCCGCCGCCGCCCGCGCCAAGCTGATCTCGCTGCTGTCCGGTTGGGATTCCCGGTTCACCAGCATGATCGCGGCGTGCGACGACACGGTCGTGGCCCGGCCGATCACGGCCCTGCCCGCCGGTCTCACCTGGCCGTCGTCGCCGGACGTCACGCTCGTCGGCGACGCCGCGCACCTGATGCCACCGGTCGGCGAGGGCGCCAACATGGCGTTGCTCGACGGCGCGCTCCTCGGCCTCGCACTGGCCGCACACCCGGCCGATTTCCCGGCCGCCATCAACCACTACGAGACCGAGATGTTCGACCGGACCAGCGCCGCCGCCCGCATGTCCGCCGACATGCAGGAGCTGCTGATGGCCCCCGACGCGGCCGACCGCCTCCTCGCCTTCTTCCAACCCAAGCCCTGACCCTCGAAGCCGGGATAAAGCGGGCTTTACTCCCGGGGATAAAGCCCGCTAAATCCCCGGGAGTAAAGCGGGCTTTATCCCGGCTTCAAGGCGGGGAGGAGGGGTGGGGCGGGGGTGCCCAGGCCGGTCACGGCGTCGTAGCCGTAGGTGGTGCTGAGCGAGGAGTCGCGGTCGAACGTGACGAGGGCCGAGCCGTCGGGTGTGGCCGCGCCGAGGGGTACGCGGCTGGGCTGGATGTCGTGGAACGCGGAGGTTTTCAGGCTGTAGAGCAACGGATTGGCGAAGCCGATCGGTGTCGGGCGGCCGGTGTTCGCGAGCGCCAGTATCCCGGCGAACAGTGAAGCGGCGAGTTCCGTGCCGCCGGTGGTGGACAGGCCGAATTGGCCGCCGACGGTCTGGCCCATGACGAAGCCGGTGTACGGGTCTGCGACCGCCGCGACGTCCGGGGTGACGCGCATGGCGGCGCCACCGTAACGGCGGGAAAGCGCGGACGGGACCTTGCGGCGCTGGTAGTCGGGCTGCGCGAAGAGGGTGCTGGTGCCGCCGCCCGAGCCCGCCGTGAACGTGCCGGGCTGGGGGAGCGGGTAAGCGCCCGCGACGACCCGGTTGAGCGCGGTGCCCCAGCCGGTCTCGAACTGGCGGCCGCCCGCTTGGTCGATGGCGAGGCTGGTGCCGCCGACCGCCGTCACCATCGGGTCCGAGGCCGGGTAGTCCGGTTGCGCCGGAAGGCCGTTGACGGTCTCGTCGCCCGCGTTGCCCGAGGCGTAGACGAAACCGATGCCCTCGGCAGCCGCCTGCACCAGCAGGGAGTGGGTTTTCTGGATCTGGGCGGCCGGGAGGTTCTCGCCGCGGTAGACGTACGAGTTGCTCACGATGGTGGCCGGTTTGTGCTGGACGACCCAGTTGATCGCCTCGTCGATGCCGTCCGCGCAATCACGCGCGCCGACGTAGAGGACCTTGGCGGCCGGTGCGACGGCGTGGACGGCTTCGACGTCGCGGGTTTGGGAACGGTGCCAGCCGCCGCGGCCGCCGCAGGGCGCGCTCGGGCTGTAGGGCTTGAACAGCTTCCGGGTGTACTGGCCCGCGGCGAACGGCGGCTGGCCGTAGGTCGTCGCGTGGGTGTTGGCGTCGGCGTAGGTCGTGGGCGAGTCGAAGGCGCCGATGACCGCGACGGTGACGCCGTGACCGTCCCGTCCGGCGACGAGCGAGGGTTTGAGGCCGTAGGCGGTCTGCAGTTGATCGGCGCCGTAGCCGCACAGCGTGGTCGGGAACGACGTGCGGCCGTAGGCGGCCGGGAGGTCTTGGTTCTGCTGACCCCAGAAACCCGAGCAGCCGCCGCTACGCGGATCTTCCGTGGCCGACGCGACCGACGGCGTGCTCTCGGCGATCGCGAGGATGTCCGGGCTCACCACCCTCACCAGCCGCATGGGGGACGCGGATGCCGTGATCCACCGGTTGCCCTCGGCCGTTTCGCCGACGGTGAAGCCCGACTTGGCTAGGAGCGTGCGGACGCGGGTGACCTGGTCGGCGGTCGGGGCGTAGCGGTCGGTGAATTCGGCAGGGCTGAGGAACTTGCCGTACAGCGGATTGCCAGGGGTGGAGACGTCGACGGCGAACCGCTCGGCGCCGTCACGGAGCTTGAGCACGATCGTGAACGACTTGGCCGGTGGGGGTGCCGCGAGCGCGGGTGCGGAGGTCAGTGCCAGGCCGAACGCGAGCAGGACAGCGGTGCTGCGCATGGGTTTCCTTTCGGGTCAGATGCGGCGGGCCACGCGGAAGACGCGCGCGAACACGCCGTCGCCGGTCAGCACCGAGGGGCCGTTGCGGTCGCCCATGGTCGGGCCGTTGTAGCGCTTGCGGCTGGAGATGAAGCGCGGACGGCCCGCCGAATCGAGGCCGAGGTAGATCGCCGAATGGTCGATCAGCGGACCGTCTTCGGGGTCGAGATCGAACAGCAGCAGGTCACCGGCGCGCAGCCGGGCGAGTGACTCCGGCGGCGGCTGGGCGCCGCTGTTCGGGACGATCACCGTGCCAGGCCCGGCGGCCGCGATGTCGTTGGTCTGCCGAGGCAACCGGCCGTCCGATCCGGACAGACCGAGCGGGAAGCCTGCCCGATAGCCGTACACCATGCGCAGGAAACCGCTGCAATCCAGAGAATCCTTGCGGATCGGGTCGGGCTGCTGCACCCCGCCGCCGGCGTAGGTCCACGGCACGCCGAGGTAGTCGGTGAAGTCGGAGTCGGTGACGCGCTCGCCGTCGACCATCGGGCCGAAGAACGCCCGGCCCGCGTACCGGACACCGCGTGGGTCGAAGAGGTTCTCGGTGCCGCGCCGGTATTGCATCGCGACCGCGAGTACGTCAGGAGACCGGTCGGTCAGCATGGCCGTGAGCCAGCGGCCGAGCGCCGCGTCGTGCTCGCCGCCGAGCCGCCATGGCAGCGGTGCGACGCGGACCCAGTCCCTGGTGGTGACCGTCGCGGCGGTCGCCTCCGGCTCGCTGAACGTCCGGGAGGGGCCGCGGAAGACGCCGGTCCGCGACCCGTCGGTCAGGGTGGCGACGGTGGTCCCGGATTCGCTGATCACCAAGGTGCGGCCCGGGCTTTCGGCGCGCTCGTAGTGGTACTGAGGTGGGCTGGAGGCCGAGACCGGCGTGACGAGTCCGAAAAGGACGGCCACAATGGACAAAGCGACTACGGAGGGTTTCATCGACTTCCCAAGCTGTCGAAGGTGGCGGTCACCGGGGTGTCGCCGTGGTTGCGGACGTGGTCGTACGGGGCCCAGTCGCCGGACGGCGGACGCCACTCGACGAATTCGAGGTCGTCGAGGTCGACGGTGTCCATCGCCGAGTCGCCACGGACGCCGGCGTAGAGGAGCACCATGTTGCCGAGTTCGGCCGAGGTGAGGTCGAAGCCGATCTCGTGCCAGGCCCCGTCGGACGGGACCTGCGCCGTGTGGTCGATGTCGCGCACGAGACGCGAGTCCGGGTCTTCGGTCGGGTCGCTGTCGTCGAAGTGGTACGAGGCGATCCGCAGCAGCGGGGTCGCGCCGGGGGAGACGCGGACCTTGGCCCGGACGGTGTACGTGGTCGGGTCCGGGTGCCGGGGCAGCGCGATGCGGGCGACCGGGCGCGCGAGCTTCCCGGCGGGATTGCCGCTGAGCTGCAGGTAACCTGCCTCGCCGAGTGAGCCGCCGCCGATGAGCGGGCCGGTGCTCGGCGGCCAGTGCGTCGCCGGGTCCGGGTTGCCGTCGGCGGTGTCGTCCTCGAAATGCCCCCAGCCGAAAAGATCCTGCCCCACGGACAGGTTCCCCGTGCCGGTCGGGCGGACGAGACCGTCGAACGGGATGGTGGCGTCGCCGTGTGCCGGGACGGACACGGTGACCGGGCGTTCGGGCGGCGCGTCGGCGGTGATCAGCGCCGTGCCGTGCTCGAAGTGGAACTGCGCCGGGCGCGAGTCCGGGGCACGGACGAACGGGGTCGTCGACACGCTGCTGTCGGGCTCCCGCTGGGCTTGGACGTCGCGAAGACCGTTGGCCCACATGCCGTTCAGCGTCCGCATGGCGGCGGCCCCGGTGGCGGCCGCCGGGCGGTAGCCGTCGATCTCGACCGGCACGAGCCGCGCCTCGACGAGCGTGCCGCCTTCCCAGACCGTGCGCAGGAACGCGCTGGCGAAGGTGGACAGGAAGTCCTGGTCGAACACGAAGTTGCCCATGCTGTAGGCGATCAGGTGCCCCTTGTACCACTCCATCCCTTGCAGGACATGGGGATGATGGGCGATGACGATGTCGGCGCCCGCGTCGATCGCCGCCCGCGCCATCTCTCGCGTGCTCTTGCCGGACGCGGTCTGGAACTGGAAACCGGAGTGCAGCTGGACGACCGTGAGGCCACGCTTCGCCGCCGTGATCTCGGCCGGCGAGGTCTTGGGATCCCACGGCGCCGCGCCGCCGTGCCCCCGGCGGGCGACCCAGTCCTGGAGTTCCGGGTAGACCTGGGTGATCGACGTCCACAGCGAGGCCACTTCGGACGGTGCCAGCTTGCCTTCGAGCCGGTCGAAGACCTGCCAGGCTTCGCCGATCGTCCTGGCGGCGTCGGGCACCAGAGCGCCGAATCGCCAATGGCGTGGCTGTTTCTGCCAGGCTTCGCCTTCGGGGGAGCGTGCGTAGCTGTCGTTGACGAAGTCGCCGTCGACGCTGGTGTAGGCCAGCATCGTCACCTCGTTCCCACGGATCTCCTTGTGGTAGGCCGGTTGCGGATGGTCGCCGTCGGACAGCCCGACGATCGGGAATCCGGCGGCGGTGAGCGCCTTGGTCGTGTCCGCGAGCCCCGCGTCCTGGAAGTCGCGCGTGTGGTTGTTGGCCAGCGAGGGCACGTCGACACCGAGCTTCTTCAGACCGGCGGTGGTGGCGGGCGGCGACTCCAGGATGAACCGCTTGCCCGGAGAGGCGGCTTGCGGCGGGGCCGCGCTGACCACCGACTCCAGGTTGACCGTGCGCAGGTCGGCCAGCCGGAACGCGGGTGCGATCGCGTCGACGACCGACTCGGCGCCGCGACCGGCGTCGGCGCTGGGCACCAGCGGCTCGGGGGCGTCCTGATAACGGCGGCCGAACATGACGTCACCGGCGGAATGCAGGACGTACCGCTTCCCGCCGTGATCGGACAACAGGCGCACGGGGACGGTCTTGCCCGCGTCTTCCAGCCCGAGCGGGACCGGCTCCGCGAGGTGGCCGGGCGCGGACACGGTCGCGAGTACGGGACCCGAGCGCAACTCGACCCGGGCTTTGCCTTGTGACGAAACGGGTTTCGGGCCGTCACCGGTGTCCACAGTGGCCGCGAGCGGAGCACCTGCCTCGTCGACGACCGACACGGACACCGCCGGTGCGCCTGCCGCGCGGACCGTGCCCTCAGACCCCGGCCACGCCGCGACGACGGCCGTGCTGACCACGACGAGCGCGACCGCGCCCAGCGTCAGCGCGTATGGTCTCCTCACGAACCTGCCTCCTTCAGTGCTTGGACGACGTCCTCCCGGCGTGACTCGCGTACCGTCCGGCTCAGTTCGACGTGCAGGAACACCGTCCCGGCCGCCGCGGCCATCTCGCCCTGCACGTTCGTCATGCCCTCCAGCCCGTCGCACCCCTCGCGCCAGGCACGGCACACGGCGAAACCACCCGCCGTCAGCCGGTCGGCCGCGCGCCACGCCGCGTCACCCGCCTGCCCGGCGCCGGACGACAGCACGACGTCGGTCGCGGGCAGGTTCTGATCGTCGAAACCGTGCAGTTGAACCTGCGCGAGCCCTCGCCGAGCCAAGACCGTGGCGACCGCGTGGAACACCGAGTCCGTCTCGTGCGCGACGTCCGCCGCCTTCCGGTGCGTGCCCGCTACCAGCAGCACGGCGCCGGGTTCACGCCGGAACAGGTCGACGCCGAGCAGTTCCGTCCGCAGGTCGGACGCCGGATGCGGCACCTCGACGGCCAGCGACGGCGGCGCCGAGCGGTCGATCACGTACATGCCCCAGGCCCGCTCGTGCACGGCGATCGTGTACGGCCGCCCGGTCGCGGGATCGGTCCCGTCGTGCACCGAAAAGCCGATCTTGGCGAAGTCGGCGACGCCGCGGCGGTCGAGCGCCGAGGCGAACCCCGTCGCGGCCGCGGCGAGTTCACCGGACTTCGGCCGGTGGTACTCCTGGTGTGGCGAGAGGCCCGCGGTGAAGTCGGCGACCAGCGTGTCCAGCCCGGTCTCCGGCGCCGCGACGTTCGCGAAGACCAGCACGGCCACCACGACGGCGCAGGCCAGCACCCGGAGCGCGGTGGCGGTCACAAGCGCTTCGCGGAACGGAACGTCCGCGCGTACTCGGTGCCGGTGTCCAGGAACGACGGGCCGCCGGTGTCAGGCGAGCTGGCCAGCACGCGGCGGTGCCCGTCGCCGTCGAGACCCAGGTAGATGCCGACGCGGGTGACGCCGTCCGCGCCGGGTGCCTTGGTGAAGAACAGCAGGTCGCCCGGTTGGAGATGAGAATAGTCGGTGGCGCGACGGCCGGTGTCGGGCACAACCGGCGTGCCGGGCCCATGCCCCGCCATGTCAGCCGCAGTCCGTGGCAACGCGGAACCGTTGTCCTGCAACGGATAGCCCTCACGGAAGCCGTACACCAGCCGGACGAAGCCCGCGCTGTCCAGCGCGCCGGTGCCGAGATAGTCGGCGTAGTCCGTGTTCCGGCCGAACGCCGCGTCGCCCGCGATGCGCGTCCCGGTGCGGTCGCGCACCGCCGGCGCTCCTTCGAGGTACTGGCTGCTCACCGCGAGCACGTCGGGGGTGGTGTCGCCGGACGCGACCGTCAGCCACGGCTTGAACCACGGCGCCCGTTCCGCGTCCGCCGACCAGGGCTCCGGTGCGAGCCGGACCCAGGCCGTGGTCGTGACCGTCGCCTTGGCCGACCGCGGCTCGGCGAAGGTCCGCGCCGGCCCGGTCAGCACGACCGTGCGGGACCCGTCGGTCAGCGTCGCCACCACCGCGCCACCCGGCGTGGTGACGACCGTCCGAGGTGGATCGGTGAGCCGGGTGAACCGCTCGCCGCCGCGCGGCGCCGACCCTGTGGCGGCCGTAGCGAGCTGAACGCCGTCGCGCCCTTGGCCTGCGTAGTACACGGCAGCGGTTCCGGACACCGCGAGCACCGAAGCCAGCACGAAAACCTTGCCACGCATGGGAAGCCCTTTCAGAGTGACGGGACCAGTCCAATGAGGACGCCACTGGCGAGCGTGGCGTAGCTGACCAGGCTGACGCCGCCGGTGGCCAGCAGGGTCGGGCCCGGCGGCTGGCGGACCAGCTGGTAGGCGATGAGACCGGGCACGACGAACCCGAGTGTCTGGTGCACGAACAACAGCGGCAGGTCGGCTTGCAGGAAGAGCAGCAACGTCGTCTGCAGCACGACACCGAGCAGCACGACCGCGGCGAACAGCCGCTTTCCGTAGAGGATCACCATGCGCTGCACCAGTTTCGTGCCGCCGTAGGTCAGCGCGGTCATGAACACGATGATCGCCGCGCGGCGGTAGTCCTCGATCAGCGTGAGCGCGATCCAGCCAGGCGTGATCATGCCGCCGGGTGACAGGTTGGTGGTCAGGTAGCAGACCAGGGACAGCAGCAGGCCGATGGCCAGTCCGATGGTCGCGACCTCCGGGGCGAGCTCGGCGGCGTTCATCGGAGCGGCTCGAGGTGACCGGACGGGAGCTTGGCGAGTTCGTCGATGAGCAGCTCGCCTTGGCCGTGGATGTTGCCGATGGCGACGATCGACAGCTCGTCGCCGTCATGGCCGTCGAGCAGGTCGCGGACCAGGTTCTCGGCGGTGCGCTTGCCGCCGAGGTCGAGCACCCGGTCCTGCCACTCGGCGGGAACGGCCGTGCGGGCGCTGCGGGTCGGCTCGCCGATGAGCACCACGCGGTCCGGCGCGAGACGGGGCACGAGCGCGCCCATCTGGCCGTTGCGCTCCACCCGGTCCGGCCTGCAGTTGATCACCACGTGCAGCGGGGCGCCGATCGCGCCCTGGCCGCGCAGCTGGTCGACGTTCATCAAGGTCGATTCGGGGTCGTTGGCCGCGAACACGTTCGCGAACCGCAGCAGCGTGTTTTCCTTGCGATAGCGGTGAACCTGCAGCACACCGGGGTCCGGCGGGGCCTCCCACATGCCTTCGAGCGCGAGCTGCCGGTTGACGTTGAGCAGGTCGGCGACGGCCAGCGCGATCGCGACGTTCTCCTTGAACGTGATCCAGCCGAAGCCGCGCATCTCCTCGTCGGTGACGGAGTCCGGGTCGACGGCGATGAGTTCGCAGTTCCGGCTCGCCGCCTCGGCTCGGAGGATGTCCAGCCGCTCTTTTTCGGCGGTGACACAGATTCCGCCCTCGGGCATGGAACGGGACAGCGATCGCGCGACGTCGTCGAGTGTCGGGCCCATTTCGGTGAGATGGTCCTCGCGGACGTTGCACAGCACGCCGATGGTCGAGTGGATGAGCTTGCTCTGGTTGATCTCCTGCAGGTCGGGCAGCACGGCCATGCACTCCATCACCAGCGCGTCCGGGCGGTAGGCGGCGGCGCGCCGGACGATGCCGATCTGCTCGACGATGTTGGCGATGCCGAACTTGCGGTAGACCGGTTCCTCGCTGCCGTCGGGGTGGATGAACCGGGCGGCCGTGCCGGTGGTCTTCGCCGTGGTCACTAGTCCACCGCCGCGCAACGCGCCCGCGCACAGCCGGGTGATCGACGATTTGCCGCGGATTCCGTTGACCAGCACGCGTTTCGGGATGCTGTGCAGTCTGGCGTAGTGGCCGCGCTGTTCGAGCAGCCCGCCGACGAGCAAGGAGCCGGCGCCGAGCATGAGGACGCCGTAGAGGAAGAGCATCTCATGACCTGCTTCCGGTGAGCCGCCGCTCCGGAACCGGTTCGAGCCGGTGGACGGCGAGCGTCTGGCGGCAAATGTCCACACAGGACGCGATGGTGCCGATCTCGTCTTGTCGTTGCGGATAAACGGTTTCGGTGAGATTCCCGGTCGCGACCCGCTCGGCCGCCGCGGCGACCCGGCGGAGCGGGCGCACCACCACGAGCTCGTGCCAGCCGCCGAGCAACACCGCGAGCACCGAGGTGAACAGAGCCGCGGCCCTGGCACGGTCGCGGATAGTGTCGTCGGCGACGCCGAGCGCGCCGATCGGCTGTTCCGCCACCACGATCCAATGCAACGCGGTCGCCGGGCCCCGCGACGCGACCCAGCGGGCGGCGAGGATGGCGTCGTCAGCGACCTGGCCCGACGAGCGGCCGGCACGCGCGGCGGTGGTGGCCGCCTTGAGCGCCGCGTCGCCGAGCGGGGTGAAGGCCAGGTAGCCGTGGGTGTCGATGATCGTGCGGTCGGCCTCGTCGACCACCCGCGCCCGCGCGCCTGCCGCCCGGAGTGGCTGGGTGAGCCTGGTGATGTCGTATTCGGCGACGAGCACCCGGCCGTCGCCGAGCCGGACGTGGGCGTACACGACGGGCAGCCGTCCGCTCGTGTTGTGCTGATGCAGGCCTTCGGCGGGCGCGTCACCGGGCAACGGGCCGTCGCGCAACGGGGGCCTGCCCGCGCTTTGTGTCACCGCACCGGCCGGGTCGAGCACGTACACACTGCGGAACGTGGAATCGTCGGCCAGGCGGTCGACCATGAGCTTGCCCGCGTTCAGCCGGGCCGCCGCGCGCAGTTCGGCGAGGCCGCCGGTGACCGCGGAGCGGAGCGCGTCGGCGGAGCGGGCCAGCCGCAGTCCCTGCTCGGTCACCAGCGTCGCCGGGACCTGGGCCGAGTGACTGCCGAGCGTGCAGAACACGACAGCCGACCAGCTCAGCAGCGACAGCATCACGAGGCCGATCAGCAGCCGTGCGGGCACGCCACGGGGCTTCGCGAGCTTGAGATCGCCGCGGAGACGGCAGTGTTCCAGCACCGCGGCGATCCGGCAGACTTCGGTGGCCCCGTACCGGCGGACCGGGCCGGTGGCTGTCCCGGAGGCCACGGCGAGTGCGTCGTCGCGCAGCCGCCGGATCGGGGAGACCAGGCCGCGGCGCAGCAGTACGGTACCGCCGATGGCGAGCGCCAGCAGCGCGAGCGCGGGAACCAGGCCGGGCCAGCGCGCCGGAGCGGTGTCTGCGGGCAGCCACGTCGCCGTGACGACCGAAAGCCCGAGCGCACCCGCGCCGGTGGCGACCGGTGCGTAGGCGACCACCGCCGCGACCGGGTCGGGCCCGGCCGCCGCGACACCGGTGAGCACCCCGGAACTGG encodes:
- a CDS encoding FAD-dependent oxidoreductase; the protein is MPIAIVGAGMGGLALARVLHVHGIESVVYERESSRDARGQGGMLDIHSGQRALREAGLLDQFFTIARGEGQDMRLLRPDGTLLLQEDTPDDAPLLRPEVDRADLRDLLLDSLPEGTVRWGHAFASAGEGVLRFADGGSASYDLLVGADGAQSRVRALLTDARPVHLGQNIVEVGIPDIDRTHPDLAAMIGRGNYWVLGDGLSFAAQRNGDGRVRIGVSFYHTGEDWIATCGIPFDDPAAARAKLISLLSGWDSRFTSMIAACDDTVVARPITALPAGLTWPSSPDVTLVGDAAHLMPPVGEGANMALLDGALLGLALAAHPADFPAAINHYETEMFDRTSAAARMSADMQELLMAPDAADRLLAFFQPKP
- a CDS encoding protease pro-enzyme activation domain-containing protein, translating into MRSTAVLLAFGLALTSAPALAAPPPAKSFTIVLKLRDGAERFAVDVSTPGNPLYGKFLSPAEFTDRYAPTADQVTRVRTLLAKSGFTVGETAEGNRWITASASPMRLVRVVSPDILAIAESTPSVASATEDPRSGGCSGFWGQQNQDLPAAYGRTSFPTTLCGYGADQLQTAYGLKPSLVAGRDGHGVTVAVIGAFDSPTTYADANTHATTYGQPPFAAGQYTRKLFKPYSPSAPCGGRGGWHRSQTRDVEAVHAVAPAAKVLYVGARDCADGIDEAINWVVQHKPATIVSNSYVYRGENLPAAQIQKTHSLLVQAAAEGIGFVYASGNAGDETVNGLPAQPDYPASDPMVTAVGGTSLAIDQAGGRQFETGWGTALNRVVAGAYPLPQPGTFTAGSGGGTSTLFAQPDYQRRKVPSALSRRYGGAAMRVTPDVAAVADPYTGFVMGQTVGGQFGLSTTGGTELAASLFAGILALANTGRPTPIGFANPLLYSLKTSAFHDIQPSRVPLGAATPDGSALVTFDRDSSLSTTYGYDAVTGLGTPAPPLLPALKPG
- a CDS encoding NlpC/P60 family protein, giving the protein MKPSVVALSIVAVLFGLVTPVSASSPPQYHYERAESPGRTLVISESGTTVATLTDGSRTGVFRGPSRTFSEPEATAATVTTRDWVRVAPLPWRLGGEHDAALGRWLTAMLTDRSPDVLAVAMQYRRGTENLFDPRGVRYAGRAFFGPMVDGERVTDSDFTDYLGVPWTYAGGGVQQPDPIRKDSLDCSGFLRMVYGYRAGFPLGLSGSDGRLPRQTNDIAAAGPGTVIVPNSGAQPPPESLARLRAGDLLLFDLDPEDGPLIDHSAIYLGLDSAGRPRFISSRKRYNGPTMGDRNGPSVLTGDGVFARVFRVARRI
- a CDS encoding CapA family protein, with the translated sequence MRRPYALTLGAVALVVVSTAVVAAWPGSEGTVRAAGAPAVSVSVVDEAGAPLAATVDTGDGPKPVSSQGKARVELRSGPVLATVSAPGHLAEPVPLGLEDAGKTVPVRLLSDHGGKRYVLHSAGDVMFGRRYQDAPEPLVPSADAGRGAESVVDAIAPAFRLADLRTVNLESVVSAAPPQAASPGKRFILESPPATTAGLKKLGVDVPSLANNHTRDFQDAGLADTTKALTAAGFPIVGLSDGDHPQPAYHKEIRGNEVTMLAYTSVDGDFVNDSYARSPEGEAWQKQPRHWRFGALVPDAARTIGEAWQVFDRLEGKLAPSEVASLWTSITQVYPELQDWVARRGHGGAAPWDPKTSPAEITAAKRGLTVVQLHSGFQFQTASGKSTREMARAAIDAGADIVIAHHPHVLQGMEWYKGHLIAYSMGNFVFDQDFLSTFASAFLRTVWEGGTLVEARLVPVEIDGYRPAAATGAAAMRTLNGMWANGLRDVQAQREPDSSVSTTPFVRAPDSRPAQFHFEHGTALITADAPPERPVTVSVPAHGDATIPFDGLVRPTGTGNLSVGQDLFGWGHFEDDTADGNPDPATHWPPSTGPLIGGGSLGEAGYLQLSGNPAGKLARPVARIALPRHPDPTTYTVRAKVRVSPGATPLLRIASYHFDDSDPTEDPDSRLVRDIDHTAQVPSDGAWHEIGFDLTSAELGNMVLLYAGVRGDSAMDTVDLDDLEFVEWRPPSGDWAPYDHVRNHGDTPVTATFDSLGSR
- a CDS encoding NlpC/P60 family protein — protein: MRGKVFVLASVLAVSGTAAVYYAGQGRDGVQLATAATGSAPRGGERFTRLTDPPRTVVTTPGGAVVATLTDGSRTVVLTGPARTFAEPRSAKATVTTTAWVRLAPEPWSADAERAPWFKPWLTVASGDTTPDVLAVSSQYLEGAPAVRDRTGTRIAGDAAFGRNTDYADYLGTGALDSAGFVRLVYGFREGYPLQDNGSALPRTAADMAGHGPGTPVVPDTGRRATDYSHLQPGDLLFFTKAPGADGVTRVGIYLGLDGDGHRRVLASSPDTGGPSFLDTGTEYARTFRSAKRL
- a CDS encoding poly-gamma-glutamate biosynthesis protein PgsC/CapC, whose protein sequence is MNAAELAPEVATIGLAIGLLLSLVCYLTTNLSPGGMITPGWIALTLIEDYRRAAIIVFMTALTYGGTKLVQRMVILYGKRLFAAVVLLGVVLQTTLLLFLQADLPLLFVHQTLGFVVPGLIAYQLVRQPPGPTLLATGGVSLVSYATLASGVLIGLVPSL
- the pgsB gene encoding poly-gamma-glutamate synthase PgsB, whose product is MLFLYGVLMLGAGSLLVGGLLEQRGHYARLHSIPKRVLVNGIRGKSSITRLCAGALRGGGLVTTAKTTGTAARFIHPDGSEEPVYRKFGIANIVEQIGIVRRAAAYRPDALVMECMAVLPDLQEINQSKLIHSTIGVLCNVREDHLTEMGPTLDDVARSLSRSMPEGGICVTAEKERLDILRAEAASRNCELIAVDPDSVTDEEMRGFGWITFKENVAIALAVADLLNVNRQLALEGMWEAPPDPGVLQVHRYRKENTLLRFANVFAANDPESTLMNVDQLRGQGAIGAPLHVVINCRPDRVERNGQMGALVPRLAPDRVVLIGEPTRSARTAVPAEWQDRVLDLGGKRTAENLVRDLLDGHDGDELSIVAIGNIHGQGELLIDELAKLPSGHLEPLR
- a CDS encoding HAMP domain-containing protein gives rise to the protein MDRSAGRTERLQEQLPEAGFPRGAGVASAAGLTLLVLVAVFCLLGLTTANPIAALFGASRPVVPPGVAAAQQRDAEAFAKTVGASATSAAHDLQLAADSRVFDDPGNSHALSTLSAAYHSWRGIALLEAASRTPIAAHGEPVQADALAGLDLGRPTVRPYTQPGGVPLMLSTVPLPGGRVLVAATALKIALPPPGGALRQHLRLVADDGTILGNVGADVATDPETRDLLGTAAHAAAASSGVLTGVAAAGPDPVAAVVAYAPVATGAGALGLSVVTATWLPADTAPARWPGLVPALALLALAIGGTVLLRRGLVSPIRRLRDDALAVASGTATGPVRRYGATEVCRIAAVLEHCRLRGDLKLAKPRGVPARLLIGLVMLSLLSWSAVVFCTLGSHSAQVPATLVTEQGLRLARSADALRSAVTGGLAELRAAARLNAGKLMVDRLADDSTFRSVYVLDPAGAVTQSAGRPPLRDGPLPGDAPAEGLHQHNTSGRLPVVYAHVRLGDGRVLVAEYDITRLTQPLRAAGARARVVDEADRTIIDTHGYLAFTPLGDAALKAATTAARAGRSSGQVADDAILAARWVASRGPATALHWIVVAEQPIGALGVADDTIRDRARAAALFTSVLAVLLGGWHELVVVRPLRRVAAAAERVATGNLTETVYPQRQDEIGTIASCVDICRQTLAVHRLEPVPERRLTGSRS